Proteins from one Malania oleifera isolate guangnan ecotype guangnan chromosome 4, ASM2987363v1, whole genome shotgun sequence genomic window:
- the LOC131154572 gene encoding GATA transcription factor 16-like: MCDLSCNNFGRAMGVSQKESLSVDGKEREKCCADCKTTKTPLWRGGPAGPKSLCNACGIRYRKRRSSMVGLNKGTEKKKERSPANTTASAAAAVSGEENGLSESLKMRLMALGNEMLMQRSSFSSPVKRQRSRRKLREEERAAVVLMALSCGSVFA, translated from the exons ATGTGTGATCTATCTTGTAATAATTTTGGAAGAGCAATGGGTGTGAGCCAGAAG GAATCATTGTCCGTAGacgggaaagagagagagaaatgctGTGCCGATTGCAAGACCACGAAGACTCCCCTGTGGAGGGGCGGCCCAGCTGGACCCAAG TCTCTATGTAACGCTTGCGGGATCAGGTACAGGAAGAGGAGGAGTTCTATGGTGGGGTTGAACAAGGGaacagagaagaagaaagagagatcgCCAGCTAACACTACTGCTTCTGCCGCCGCCGCTGTTTCCGGTGAAGAAAATGGTCTCAGCGAGTCTCTGAAGATGAGATTGATGGCTTTGGGCAACGAGATGTTGATGCAGAGATCGTCATTTTCATCGCCGGTGAAGAGGCAGAGGAGTAGGAGAAAGCTGAGGGAGGAAGAACGAGCTGCTGTTGTGTTGATGGCTCTCTCCTGCGGCTCTGTTTTTGCctaa